In one window of Oryzias melastigma strain HK-1 linkage group LG5, ASM292280v2, whole genome shotgun sequence DNA:
- the arl8ba gene encoding ADP-ribosylation factor-like protein 8B-A, which produces MFALINRLLDWFKSLFWKEEMELTLVGLQYSGKTTFVNVIASGHFSEDMIPTVGFNMRKVTKGNVTIKIWDIGGQPRFRSMWERYCRGVNAIVYMVDAADQEKVEASRNELHNLLDKPQLQGIPVLVLGNKRDLPSALDEKQLIEKMNLAAIQDREICCYSISCKEKDNIDITLQWLIQHSKSRRS; this is translated from the exons ATGTTTGCACTAATAAACCGGCTCCTGGACTGGTTCAAGTCCCTGTTTTGGAAGGAGGAGATGGAGCTGACGTTGGTCGGCCTGCAGTACtctggaaaaacaacatttgttaaTGTGATCGCT TCCGGACACTTCAGTGAAGACATGATCCCGACGGTGGGCTTCAACATGAGGAAGGTCACCAAAGGAAACGTCACCATCAAG ATCTGGGATATAGGAGGACAGCCGAGGTTCAGGAGCATGTGGGAGCGATACTGCCGGGGAGTTAACGCAATTGT ATACATGGTTGATGCAGCGGATCAAGAAAAGGTGGAGGCCTCTAGAAACGAACTTCATAATTTGTTAGACAAACCACAGTTGCAAGGAATTCCT GTTTTGGTTCTCGGTAACAAAAGGGACCTCCCCAGTGCTTTAGATGAAAAGCAACTCATTGAGAAAAT GAATCTAGCAGCAATTCAAGACAGAGAGATATGCTGTTACTCCATTTCCTGCAAAGAGAAAGACAACATTG ATATCACACTTCAGTGGCTCATCCAGCACTCGAAATCCCGCAGAAGCTGA